In Bradyrhizobium sp. CCBAU 051011, the following are encoded in one genomic region:
- a CDS encoding autoinducer binding domain-containing protein yields the protein MKLTEEAFQEFVDALETATDEEGFERVASRVIRRLGFERFAYLRIADDTPTLLSSYPKSWTKRYFDLRYQKIDPVVQRAAKEYDLFTWGGAPIIGEAKERQRFFDEATTFGIKSGITVPIRMGFGRIAAFTFATAESFAGTDRLLAETTDVLRLIGLYFHAHVSARIDRQLGKPLDGAALTQRERQCLSWVACGKTISDIAVLVQIAPRTVAFHLENARRKLDAGSIAHCVAEAFRRGQLL from the coding sequence ATGAAGCTCACTGAAGAGGCATTTCAGGAATTCGTCGACGCGCTCGAGACGGCCACGGACGAAGAGGGATTCGAGCGGGTGGCCTCACGCGTCATCAGAAGACTTGGGTTTGAACGATTCGCTTATCTACGTATCGCTGATGACACGCCAACTCTGTTGTCCTCTTACCCAAAATCCTGGACCAAAAGGTATTTCGACCTTCGCTATCAAAAGATCGACCCGGTCGTCCAGCGCGCCGCAAAGGAATACGATTTGTTTACCTGGGGTGGTGCGCCCATCATAGGCGAAGCAAAAGAACGGCAAAGGTTTTTTGACGAAGCCACGACCTTCGGGATCAAATCCGGCATCACGGTCCCGATCAGGATGGGTTTTGGACGGATTGCCGCGTTCACGTTCGCGACTGCCGAATCATTCGCCGGCACCGACCGCCTGCTTGCCGAAACCACCGACGTTCTTCGCCTGATCGGATTGTATTTTCATGCTCATGTGTCGGCGCGGATCGACCGGCAGCTCGGCAAACCGCTCGACGGAGCGGCTTTGACGCAGCGTGAACGACAATGCTTGTCGTGGGTTGCTTGTGGCAAGACAATTTCCGATATCGCGGTACTCGTCCAGATCGCGCCGCGGACGGTCGCGTTTCATCTCGAGAACGCAAGGCGAAAGCTTGACGCTGGCTCGATCGCGCATTGTGTGGCGGAGGCGTTTCGTCGTGGTCAGTTGTTATAA
- a CDS encoding ISAs1 family transposase — translation MRKLKRLFRPLKDPRASNVRHDLVEILVIALAATLAGAKTCTEFEFFGRGREELLRRFLELRYGIPSHDTFSNVLRALDPRGLEEVLRKFSKSFGVKGVVSIDGKALRGAFTRGRQATPLHMVNVWADGTRMALAQRKAPNRNEVAGVLEVLALLDLDGALVTADALHCRPDTAQAIRDRKGHYVLAIKSNRGRLFKAAKTLLDTARKPARASQRRTAAHGRLERRQAIVVPAPQLAKQYGFPAIAAVGRIDSWRANAGKAAKHTVRYFLASRLLSPKKLLEVVRAHWAIENNLHWVLDVLFEEDACRSRKDHAAENLAAIRKLALNALQATPGPYRISHKMLQARWNNDFLLSALGHMR, via the coding sequence ATGCGCAAACTCAAGCGGCTGTTTCGACCGCTCAAGGATCCGCGCGCCAGCAACGTGCGACACGATCTGGTGGAGATCCTCGTCATCGCCTTGGCGGCAACACTGGCTGGAGCCAAAACCTGCACCGAGTTCGAGTTTTTCGGCAGAGGCCGGGAGGAGCTGTTGCGGCGGTTCCTGGAGCTCAGATACGGCATCCCCAGCCACGATACGTTCAGCAACGTCTTGCGTGCGCTGGACCCGAGGGGGCTCGAAGAGGTTTTGCGCAAGTTCAGCAAGAGCTTCGGCGTCAAGGGAGTGGTCAGCATCGACGGCAAGGCGCTGCGCGGAGCCTTCACGCGGGGCCGGCAGGCCACGCCGCTGCATATGGTCAATGTCTGGGCGGATGGCACGCGGATGGCATTGGCTCAGCGGAAGGCTCCCAATCGCAACGAGGTTGCCGGCGTTCTCGAAGTCCTCGCCCTGCTCGATCTGGACGGCGCTCTTGTCACCGCCGACGCCTTGCATTGCCGGCCCGACACGGCGCAGGCCATCCGCGACCGCAAGGGGCACTACGTGTTGGCCATCAAGAGCAATCGTGGCCGGCTCTTCAAGGCGGCCAAGACGTTGCTCGACACCGCCCGAAAGCCAGCGCGGGCAAGCCAGCGACGGACAGCCGCTCACGGCCGACTCGAACGGCGGCAGGCTATCGTCGTCCCGGCACCACAATTGGCAAAGCAATACGGCTTTCCCGCTATCGCTGCCGTCGGTCGCATCGACAGTTGGCGCGCCAACGCCGGCAAGGCCGCCAAGCACACGGTCCGATACTTTTTGGCCTCGCGCCTGCTGTCGCCCAAAAAGCTGCTCGAGGTCGTGCGCGCCCACTGGGCCATCGAGAACAACCTGCACTGGGTTCTCGATGTGCTGTTCGAAGAAGATGCCTGCCGCAGCCGCAAGGATCATGCTGCCGAGAATCTCGCCGCTATCCGCAAGCTCGCTCTCAATGCTCTGCAGGCAACACCGGGTCCCTACCGCATCAGCCACAAAATGCTCCAAGCCAGGTGGAACAACGATTTCCTTCTCTCCGCTCTCGGCCATATGCGATAG
- a CDS encoding tetratricopeptide repeat protein — MPSYLLPTRISKRLSDRLANPYASITLPRPVLQIRAQRLTKAQLRDLLISNPHDATQWIKAAAEADIIPAQIVWGQLLLDGTRVARDPAAAFVWFERAARSGDLDGQNMVGRCYEQGWGVEPNPKLATIFFEAAARAGHVWGQVNLAQMLMRGGNPEDRPRSFELFRAAAEGGTSKANLKAMNSLARFLEEGWAVPADPRGAFYWYSRAAGLGDHWAQYNLATILHAGGDLAGADVWLERAVSGGDDGFRRRIAPLLLARGELALRRHGLEALRRIAASGSPADVHAYASAVRETAAASSDIDRAKRRSKQPEGHGRADSRRRLPASISACLVGYLAGRIEAISRRITKPSNATSSSSVGAL, encoded by the coding sequence ATGCCGAGCTACCTGTTGCCCACTCGTATTTCCAAGCGACTCTCGGATAGGCTGGCAAATCCCTATGCCTCAATAACCCTCCCCCGACCGGTCCTGCAGATTCGCGCCCAGCGTTTGACCAAGGCGCAGCTGCGGGACTTGCTCATCAGCAATCCCCACGATGCGACGCAATGGATCAAGGCCGCAGCCGAGGCCGATATCATTCCCGCACAGATCGTGTGGGGTCAGTTGCTGCTCGATGGGACGCGGGTAGCGCGTGATCCGGCGGCTGCCTTCGTCTGGTTCGAACGCGCCGCCCGATCCGGGGACCTGGACGGACAAAACATGGTCGGCCGGTGCTACGAACAAGGCTGGGGTGTCGAACCGAATCCGAAGCTCGCGACGATTTTTTTCGAGGCGGCCGCGCGAGCCGGCCACGTCTGGGGCCAAGTCAATCTCGCGCAGATGCTGATGCGCGGCGGAAATCCGGAGGATCGGCCGCGGAGTTTCGAGCTCTTTCGGGCAGCAGCTGAAGGGGGCACCTCCAAGGCGAATCTGAAGGCAATGAATTCTCTCGCTCGATTCCTTGAAGAAGGATGGGCAGTGCCGGCCGATCCGAGAGGCGCCTTCTACTGGTACAGCCGTGCAGCTGGGCTTGGCGACCACTGGGCCCAGTACAATCTTGCCACGATCCTGCACGCTGGCGGTGACCTGGCCGGTGCTGATGTTTGGCTGGAACGTGCGGTCTCCGGCGGCGATGACGGCTTTCGCCGGCGCATTGCACCGCTATTGCTGGCGCGCGGCGAACTTGCGCTACGCCGGCACGGCCTCGAGGCACTCAGGCGAATAGCAGCCTCCGGCAGTCCCGCCGACGTGCACGCGTATGCCTCCGCAGTCCGCGAGACAGCGGCCGCATCTTCGGACATCGACAGGGCCAAGAGGCGATCGAAGCAGCCGGAAGGTCATGGACGTGCGGATTCGCGACGGCGTCTTCCGGCGTCGATCAGCGCATGCCTTGTTGGTTATCTCGCCGGCCGTATCGAAGCGATTTCACGCCGCATCACGAAACCATCCAACGCAACATCATCAAGCTCAGTGGGGGCTCTGTGA
- a CDS encoding TonB-dependent siderophore receptor: MTIIQTLRPALSGLGAAASLANGFLFVTAANAEGQNNQPTPAPADKATALPPVEVDAPVTKRRRASNAGSKSASRPVPASHPSKPAEPRPQTASSALSPGNSLQRTTGLSRLSDSLQSTPQTVTVIPRLVIEQQQAATINQVLQYVPGITVATGEGNGGINGDQFRIRGFDASGDVYVDGLRDFGSYVRDSFATENVLVLKGPSSQSFGNGTTGGVIEIESKKAHLGNQSSFEASAGTGPYGRGILDINRQINDTTALRIIAMGNGQDIVDRDHVYSNRGGFLGSLGLGLGTDQSLIFNYLHQDSVQRPDFGVPIVSVPGVVGKPVTEYGVPRSNYFGRESDRDRATADVATALYKGEFGDWLTLTNDTRVGYYTRDLKFTPALCASPGFPFPSSCATDVLAGNLATPYTIWSVGGTKQVSHGGENVTTATMRFDTGPFRHKLVAGFDVYSQHATTGFYLPSGPEPAGTLLDPVFANSPGFALTVSPGNQLSATSWDIGPFISDRMWLTPMLSILAGVRWDHYRVDGQVGASPLATTTEFASPKASLIFEPTTHQSYYFSYARSFTPPGNNITSLSSSLGLSQAPSAANLQPEADTTFEFGAKWGLFEDRLGLTAALFRVEKNNASYTDQASGIQTTTDDKVQVQGVELGLTGKLTANWDVQASYSYMDSKIIASSISPFTPVSAAGNRVPYVSQHGLAIWTTYDIAPLLPNLPGHMLVGGGLNYRSDYYLNNLNSMLIPAATTIDAMLSFDPNERHHLALKLTNLTNKLTYSSAFGNGYATPVAGRSVTLTAAIRF; this comes from the coding sequence GTGACCATCATCCAAACCTTGCGACCAGCACTTTCCGGACTTGGGGCAGCAGCGAGCCTGGCAAACGGCTTTCTATTCGTTACCGCCGCCAACGCGGAAGGCCAGAACAATCAGCCAACGCCGGCGCCCGCGGACAAGGCTACAGCGCTTCCACCAGTCGAGGTGGACGCTCCTGTTACCAAGCGGCGACGAGCGTCGAACGCCGGCTCGAAGTCGGCCTCGAGGCCTGTCCCGGCCAGCCATCCGAGCAAACCGGCCGAACCGCGTCCGCAGACTGCGTCCTCGGCTCTTTCGCCTGGGAATTCGCTGCAGCGAACCACAGGTCTCAGCCGTCTTTCCGATTCTCTACAAAGCACGCCGCAAACCGTCACTGTCATACCGCGCCTTGTAATCGAGCAGCAGCAAGCAGCCACCATCAATCAGGTGCTGCAATATGTGCCGGGGATCACCGTCGCCACCGGAGAAGGCAATGGTGGCATCAACGGAGATCAGTTCCGCATCCGGGGTTTTGACGCTTCTGGCGATGTGTATGTCGACGGCTTACGCGATTTTGGTTCCTATGTGCGCGATAGTTTTGCAACCGAAAATGTATTGGTGCTGAAGGGACCCTCGTCACAGAGCTTCGGCAATGGCACGACGGGCGGCGTCATTGAGATTGAGAGCAAGAAAGCCCATCTCGGCAACCAATCATCATTCGAGGCCTCGGCTGGGACAGGACCCTACGGACGCGGCATTCTCGATATCAATCGGCAGATCAACGACACCACGGCCTTGAGGATCATCGCCATGGGGAACGGGCAGGATATTGTCGATCGCGACCATGTCTATTCCAACCGGGGCGGTTTCCTCGGCTCGCTAGGACTTGGCCTCGGCACCGACCAATCCCTGATCTTCAACTATCTGCACCAGGACAGCGTTCAACGCCCCGATTTCGGCGTTCCGATCGTCAGCGTGCCGGGCGTCGTCGGGAAGCCCGTGACGGAGTACGGAGTTCCCCGCTCAAACTATTTCGGCCGGGAAAGTGATCGCGACCGCGCGACGGCCGACGTTGCAACCGCTCTCTACAAGGGCGAATTCGGCGATTGGCTCACGTTAACGAACGACACGCGTGTCGGTTACTACACACGTGATCTGAAGTTTACGCCCGCGCTCTGCGCCTCTCCCGGCTTTCCTTTTCCAAGCAGCTGCGCAACGGACGTTCTCGCCGGCAATCTGGCGACGCCCTACACAATCTGGTCCGTCGGCGGGACGAAGCAGGTAAGTCACGGCGGGGAAAACGTAACGACTGCCACGATGCGTTTTGACACCGGGCCGTTTCGGCACAAGCTCGTCGCCGGCTTTGATGTCTATTCCCAACACGCGACGACGGGTTTTTACCTTCCTTCAGGCCCCGAGCCGGCAGGGACTCTTCTCGATCCCGTGTTTGCGAACTCACCCGGGTTTGCACTGACGGTGTCGCCGGGCAATCAATTGTCGGCCACGAGCTGGGATATCGGCCCCTTTATAAGCGACCGCATGTGGTTGACGCCCATGCTCTCGATCCTTGCGGGTGTTCGATGGGATCACTATCGGGTCGACGGCCAGGTAGGCGCGTCTCCGCTTGCGACGACGACCGAGTTCGCCAGCCCAAAAGCATCCCTGATCTTCGAGCCCACCACGCATCAAAGTTACTACTTCAGCTATGCACGTTCATTCACGCCGCCGGGCAACAACATCACTTCGCTGAGTTCATCGCTCGGCCTATCCCAGGCGCCAAGCGCTGCAAACCTTCAGCCGGAAGCGGATACGACCTTCGAGTTCGGTGCGAAGTGGGGCCTGTTCGAGGACCGCCTCGGCTTGACGGCAGCATTGTTCCGCGTCGAGAAGAACAACGCTTCCTATACCGACCAGGCATCGGGAATACAGACGACCACCGACGACAAGGTGCAAGTCCAGGGGGTTGAGCTCGGCTTGACTGGCAAGCTCACGGCGAACTGGGATGTGCAGGCGTCCTATTCATACATGGACAGCAAGATCATCGCGTCGTCGATTAGTCCTTTCACGCCTGTGTCGGCCGCGGGCAATCGGGTCCCGTACGTGTCGCAACATGGCCTGGCGATCTGGACCACATATGACATCGCTCCCCTGCTGCCGAACCTGCCGGGTCATATGCTTGTTGGAGGCGGGCTCAACTATCGTTCGGATTATTACCTCAACAACCTCAACTCGATGCTGATCCCAGCGGCGACCACGATCGACGCAATGCTCTCCTTCGATCCCAACGAGCGACACCATCTCGCGCTCAAGCTCACGAATCTTACGAACAAGCTGACCTACAGCTCTGCTTTCGGTAACGGCTACGCGACTCCCGTTGCAGGCCGCAGCGTCACCCTCACCGCAGCAATCAGATTCTGA
- a CDS encoding Fe2+-dependent dioxygenase, with translation MLIEIPDLLSADEVKSVRSIIEAADWIDGRATAGELASLAKRNVQLHEESPQARQAGDIILRALGRNALFNSAALPLRVLPPLFNRYDTGMFFDAHVDGAVRAAPGLGTRMRADLSSTLFLTAPDDYDGGELIIEDSYGVHAVKLAAGSMVLYPAGSLHRVSEITRGARLSSFFWTQSMINDEGLRTVLYDLDRGIIELRRSVAGDARGILMLTGVYHNLLRRWADL, from the coding sequence ATGCTCATCGAAATCCCAGACCTGCTATCCGCCGACGAAGTCAAGTCCGTACGCAGTATCATCGAAGCCGCTGACTGGATCGACGGACGGGCAACTGCGGGTGAGCTGGCATCGCTCGCCAAACGCAATGTTCAACTTCATGAAGAGTCGCCTCAGGCTCGCCAAGCCGGCGACATCATCCTGCGAGCTCTCGGCCGGAATGCACTATTCAACAGTGCCGCTCTGCCCTTGCGCGTCCTGCCGCCCCTTTTCAACCGATACGACACCGGGATGTTCTTCGATGCCCATGTCGATGGTGCGGTGCGAGCCGCGCCTGGACTCGGCACTCGCATGCGCGCCGACCTGTCTTCAACCCTCTTCCTCACAGCACCCGATGACTACGACGGTGGCGAGCTGATCATCGAAGACAGTTACGGCGTTCACGCCGTAAAGTTGGCGGCCGGCAGCATGGTCCTGTATCCAGCGGGGAGCCTGCATCGCGTGAGCGAGATTACGCGAGGTGCGCGTTTGTCATCCTTCTTCTGGACCCAATCGATGATCAACGACGAGGGGCTTCGGACAGTGCTCTATGATCTCGACCGGGGTATTATTGAACTGCGCAGATCCGTGGCGGGCGATGCGCGAGGTATCCTTATGCTTACAGGCGTCTATCACAATCTTCTGAGACGGTGGGCGGATCTGTGA
- a CDS encoding helix-turn-helix domain-containing protein, producing the protein MILKLAQLPECYPLGGREDRLVMTLMDELSDAPISSLNLPMPGEARLRRLAEMLIADPSAKTSFANWASSLGMSERTLSRLLLQEIGMSFGRWRHQLHVILAVQRIASGESVKTVALELGYENASSFVNMFRKTLGKPPVRYLTEHRTILVSG; encoded by the coding sequence TTGATCCTGAAGCTGGCTCAACTTCCGGAATGCTACCCGCTAGGAGGTCGCGAGGACCGGCTGGTGATGACCTTGATGGACGAGCTGTCCGATGCACCGATTAGCAGCCTGAACCTGCCGATGCCAGGAGAGGCGCGCCTTCGGCGTCTCGCGGAGATGCTGATAGCCGATCCAAGTGCGAAGACCTCGTTCGCGAACTGGGCAAGTTCGCTTGGCATGAGCGAGCGCACCTTAAGCCGCCTGCTTCTCCAAGAAATCGGGATGAGTTTCGGACGCTGGCGACACCAGCTTCATGTAATCCTCGCAGTGCAAAGAATCGCGAGTGGTGAAAGTGTAAAAACCGTCGCCCTAGAGCTCGGATACGAAAACGCCAGCAGTTTCGTCAATATGTTCAGGAAGACCTTGGGCAAACCTCCGGTTCGCTACCTGACCGAACATCGTACAATTCTTGTCAGCGGCTGA
- a CDS encoding DUF736 domain-containing protein: MANIGSFRKVGNDFQGEIVTLSVQAKGVRIVAEPNRTNENAPSHRVYVGRAEIGAAWSKRSEEGRDYLSLKLDDPSFNAPIYANLFEDEDEGHTLLWSRPRKSGD; the protein is encoded by the coding sequence ATGGCTAACATCGGTTCCTTTAGGAAGGTCGGCAATGATTTTCAGGGCGAGATCGTCACCCTGAGCGTGCAGGCGAAGGGCGTCCGCATCGTCGCCGAGCCCAACCGCACAAACGAGAACGCGCCCAGCCACCGCGTCTACGTTGGCCGGGCCGAGATCGGGGCAGCCTGGTCGAAGCGCTCAGAGGAGGGCCGTGACTACCTTTCGCTCAAGCTCGATGATCCTTCGTTCAACGCGCCGATCTACGCGAACCTGTTCGAGGATGAAGACGAAGGTCATACCCTGCTCTGGTCGCGGCCGCGGAAGAGCGGCGACTGA
- a CDS encoding MFS transporter, producing the protein MVQLCTATALVGVAAVIAELAYLACVPTLVHQTRLVQAQSLLSSAGARIGSGPLLAGWLVSAFSAPTAILADSASFLLAAALLTLVPMRAAARSAVASTSYSAKWLRANQCVRHPILQAVTLATGTFIFWYRTFGGFPAAPDERSGFGRRDP; encoded by the coding sequence ATGGTCCAGCTGTGTACGGCGACGGCGCTGGTCGGGGTGGCGGCGGTAATCGCCGAGCTGGCTTATCTGGCGTGCGTACCAACCCTGGTGCACCAGACTCGGCTGGTCCAGGCGCAGAGTTTGTTGAGCTCCGCAGGCGCGCGCATTGGCAGCGGTCCGCTCCTAGCCGGCTGGCTGGTGAGCGCGTTCTCCGCGCCGACTGCGATCCTGGCCGACTCGGCCTCGTTCCTGCTCGCCGCTGCATTGCTGACGCTCGTGCCGATGCGCGCGGCCGCGCGATCAGCGGTCGCGTCGACCAGCTACTCGGCCAAATGGCTGAGGGCTAACCAGTGTGTTCGGCACCCGATTCTGCAGGCAGTCACGTTGGCCACTGGCACCTTCATCTTTTGGTACCGCACATTCGGCGGCTTTCCTGCTGCACCTGACGAAAGATCTGGGTTTGGAAGACGGGACCCGTAG
- a CDS encoding IS3 family transposase (programmed frameshift), whose product MEGRQRRSFTDDYKRQAVDLVASSGRSIGSVAKELGLRDSVLRRWMEQRGARLEPTAATRRPTTQATLPSADHAAEIARLQRENERLRMERDILKKSIANLCWNTDMRFRFIEDRRADYPVTLLCDVLGVSPAGYYAWRSRPESRRSAANRDLVDDIRRVHRDTRGRYGSPRIHVELKAQGRGASRGRIERLMRRHGIRAIMARPRRVRTTDSRHDLPIAPNLLDRNFIATARNQIWLADITYIETDPGWLYLAAVMDLYSRRIVGWAMADHLRADLPLAALRMAISAQRSSAGLIHHSDRGVQYASADYRKLMQSAGLRASMSRKGDCYDNAPMESFFHTLKTELVHHRHYATRAEATRDIFAYIEGFYNRTRRHSAIGFISPIEMELKAA is encoded by the exons ATGGAAGGACGTCAACGTCGGTCGTTTACGGACGACTACAAGCGGCAAGCGGTTGATCTCGTAGCGTCGAGCGGGCGCTCGATCGGATCTGTTGCCAAGGAGCTTGGGCTGCGCGATTCCGTGCTGCGGCGGTGGATGGAGCAGCGAGGGGCTCGGCTGGAGCCGACGGCGGCGACGCGGCGCCCCACAACGCAGGCGACGCTGCCGTCGGCGGACCACGCGGCAGAGATCGCGCGTTTGCAGCGAGAGAACGAGCGGCTGCGCATGGAGCGCGACATTTTAAAAAAGTCGATCGCGA ATCTTTGCTGGAACACGGACATGAGATTCCGCTTCATCGAAGATCGCCGCGCCGACTATCCGGTGACGCTCCTGTGCGACGTGCTCGGCGTCTCGCCGGCCGGCTATTATGCCTGGCGCTCGCGCCCGGAGAGCCGACGATCTGCTGCCAATCGTGACCTCGTCGACGACATCAGGCGGGTCCACCGCGACACCCGCGGGCGTTATGGCAGCCCGCGTATCCATGTCGAGTTGAAGGCTCAGGGCCGCGGGGCGAGCCGTGGTCGCATCGAGCGGTTGATGCGGCGTCACGGCATCAGGGCCATCATGGCGCGGCCACGCCGGGTGCGGACCACCGACAGCCGCCACGACCTGCCGATCGCCCCGAATCTGCTCGACCGCAACTTCATCGCCACTGCTCGGAACCAGATCTGGCTGGCCGATATCACCTACATCGAGACCGATCCGGGTTGGCTCTATCTGGCCGCCGTCATGGATCTGTACAGCCGCAGGATTGTCGGCTGGGCGATGGCGGATCATTTGCGCGCCGACCTGCCCTTGGCGGCTTTGCGGATGGCGATCTCGGCGCAGCGGTCAAGTGCCGGCCTGATCCACCATTCCGATCGCGGCGTTCAATATGCCTCGGCGGATTACCGCAAGCTGATGCAATCCGCCGGCCTCAGGGCGTCAATGAGCCGCAAGGGCGACTGCTATGACAATGCTCCGATGGAGAGCTTCTTTCACACGCTCAAGACGGAGCTCGTCCACCACAGGCACTATGCAACACGGGCAGAAGCCACACGGGATATCTTTGCCTATATCGAGGGCTTCTACAATCGGACTCGTCGTCACTCCGCCATCGGCTTTATCAGCCCGATCGAGATGGAGCTAAAAGCAGCTTAA
- the glmS gene encoding glutamine--fructose-6-phosphate transaminase (isomerizing) codes for MCGIVGILGRGPVAGQLVESLKRLEYRGYDSAGVATLEGDHLERRRAEGKLKNLKARLHGDLLSGHTGIGHTRWATHGKPTERNAHPHMTDNVAVVHNGIIENFRELRAELEQNGAIFASETDTEVVAHLVESYLKHGYSPQGAVKALLPRLRGAFALAFLFKGHNDLMIGARRGSPLAIGHGDGEMYLGSDAIALAPFTDTITYLEDGDWVVLTRTICVIYDSKGAVAHREMLKPGASSLLVDKANYRHFMAKEIHEQPEVVGQTLARYVDVAAKRIALPFELPFDFNDIRRISITACGTASYAGHVAKYWFERLARMPVEIDVASELRYRDAPLRKGDLAIVISQSGETADTLAALRYAKAQGLHTISVVNVPTSTIARESETVLPTLAGPEIGVASTKAFTCQLMVMAALAIAAGKGRGELSDIDELKIVGELSEVPRLITAAFAIEPQIEELARDIAKSRAVLYLGRGTSFPLALEGALKLKEVSYIHAEGYAAGELKHGPIALIDESMPVVVIAPYDRVFEKTVSNMQEVAARGGNIILMTDATGASEATIDSLVTIVLPDMAATFTPMVYAIAVQLLAYHTAVVMGADVDQPRNLAKSVTVE; via the coding sequence ATGTGCGGGATTGTCGGCATTTTGGGGCGCGGCCCAGTGGCGGGGCAGCTTGTCGAGTCACTCAAACGACTGGAATATCGTGGCTACGACTCCGCAGGCGTCGCGACGCTTGAAGGGGACCATCTCGAGCGACGGCGTGCCGAAGGCAAGCTGAAAAATCTCAAGGCGCGGCTGCACGGCGATCTGCTATCTGGTCATACAGGTATCGGTCATACGCGCTGGGCTACCCATGGCAAGCCGACTGAGCGCAATGCCCATCCGCATATGACGGACAATGTCGCCGTCGTCCATAACGGGATCATCGAGAATTTCCGCGAGCTGCGCGCTGAGCTAGAGCAGAATGGCGCTATCTTCGCCTCGGAGACCGATACCGAGGTGGTGGCGCATCTCGTCGAATCCTATCTAAAGCATGGCTACTCACCGCAGGGCGCAGTGAAAGCGTTGCTGCCGCGGCTGCGCGGCGCGTTCGCGCTGGCATTTCTTTTCAAAGGTCATAACGATCTCATGATCGGCGCGCGCAGAGGTTCGCCGCTCGCGATCGGGCATGGCGACGGCGAAATGTATTTAGGATCGGATGCGATCGCGCTCGCGCCGTTTACCGATACAATCACCTATCTTGAAGACGGCGACTGGGTCGTGCTTACCCGTACGATCTGCGTCATCTATGATTCGAAAGGCGCCGTAGCCCACCGGGAAATGCTGAAGCCCGGCGCGTCATCGCTCCTGGTAGACAAAGCGAACTATCGCCACTTCATGGCCAAGGAAATTCACGAACAGCCGGAAGTGGTCGGGCAGACGCTGGCGCGTTATGTTGATGTGGCCGCCAAGCGCATCGCGCTGCCGTTCGAATTGCCATTCGACTTCAATGACATTAGGCGCATCTCGATTACGGCTTGCGGTACCGCAAGCTATGCCGGGCACGTTGCCAAGTATTGGTTCGAGCGGCTGGCGCGTATGCCGGTCGAGATCGATGTCGCCTCTGAACTCCGCTACCGAGACGCGCCTTTGCGCAAGGGGGATCTCGCGATCGTCATCTCGCAGTCCGGCGAGACCGCCGACACGCTGGCCGCGTTGCGCTACGCCAAGGCGCAGGGTCTGCACACGATTTCCGTGGTCAACGTACCGACGTCTACGATTGCGCGCGAGAGTGAAACCGTGCTGCCGACACTTGCGGGCCCGGAAATCGGCGTCGCCTCGACCAAAGCGTTCACTTGTCAGCTGATGGTAATGGCCGCCCTTGCTATCGCCGCAGGCAAAGGGCGCGGAGAATTGTCCGATATCGATGAATTGAAGATCGTGGGTGAGCTAAGCGAAGTTCCGCGGCTGATCACTGCGGCGTTCGCGATCGAACCGCAGATCGAGGAGCTCGCGCGCGATATCGCCAAATCGCGCGCTGTGCTCTATCTCGGCCGCGGCACGTCGTTCCCCTTGGCGCTAGAGGGCGCGCTCAAGCTGAAGGAAGTCTCCTATATCCACGCCGAAGGCTATGCCGCCGGCGAGCTCAAGCACGGCCCGATTGCGCTGATTGACGAGAGCATGCCGGTGGTGGTGATCGCTCCTTACGACCGGGTTTTCGAAAAGACCGTCTCAAACATGCAGGAAGTCGCCGCTCGTGGTGGCAACATCATCCTGATGACGGATGCGACAGGGGCTTCGGAAGCGACGATAGATTCGCTCGTGACCATTGTGCTGCCAGACATGGCTGCAACCTTTACACCCATGGTCTATGCCATTGCGGTGCAGCTCTTGGCCTACCATACCGCTGTCGTAATGGGAGCGGACGTCGATCAGCCACGCAATCTCGCGAAATCGGTGACCGTAGAATAG
- a CDS encoding thioesterase domain-containing protein, with protein MLSVRATGSQPPLFFVPTGLGDCSYVLSLAKEMDIDCPICALPWPYFNEGGPLTLEAIAAQVILALREIQPKSPYRSRDIPQGQWSAYAIAKREKSLDETTSFVAFTVSLRAGAKS; from the coding sequence GTGCTTTCCGTTCGTGCAACGGGATCGCAACCGCCACTCTTCTTTGTTCCGACAGGTCTCGGAGATTGTTCTTATGTCCTCAGCTTAGCAAAAGAAATGGACATAGACTGTCCTATCTGTGCGCTGCCCTGGCCGTACTTCAATGAAGGTGGTCCACTAACTCTTGAAGCGATAGCCGCGCAAGTCATCTTGGCTCTCAGAGAGATTCAGCCGAAGAGCCCATATCGTTCGCGGGATATTCCTCAGGGGCAATGGTCGGCTTACGCAATTGCCAAGCGAGAAAAAAGTCTCGATGAAACCACATCGTTCGTGGCTTTCACGGTATCACTCCGCGCAGGTGCGAAGAGTTAA